Below is a genomic region from Burkholderia pseudomultivorans.
TTCCCGAAAAATTCTTCCTTCAATTCGGCCTCGTGCTGGAATCCGCATTTCTCGTAAACGTGAATCGCCGCCGCATTCGACGTATCGACGATCAGGTACAGCTTGCGCATGTTCAGCACCTTGAATGCGTACTCGATCGCGAGGCGCGTCGCCTGCCCCGCATAGCCGCGCCCCTGGCACTGCGGCGCGATGATGATCTGGAACTCGCCGCGGCGGTGGATGTAGTCGAGCTCGATCAGCTCGACGAGGCCGACCAGTTCGCCCTGCGTATCGACGGCGACGAAGCGCCGCTCGCGCTGGTCGTGCACGTGACGGTCGTACAGCTGGGACAGCTCCGAGAAGGTTTCATACGGCTCCTCGAACCAGTAGCGCATGATCTTCGCGTCGTTGTTCAGCTCGTGGACGAAGCGCAGGTCCTGCCGCTCCAGCGGTCGCAGCGCAAGCGTATGGGTCTTGTTCGTGATTTGCATGTTCGCGTCCTTTTTGAGGCCGGCGTGCGCGCGAAACCGGCGCGCGACGGGGCTGCGATCGCGCGCGTTCCGCACTGCAAGAAGTTGGACGCCGGCGAAATTCAGAGCCTAGAATGGGAGCAAGGGTTCCTGCCACCGCAAGGAGGCTATCGTGATCGAGCAAGTCATACTCGGTATTTTTCTCGTGCTGCCGCTCGTGATCGTGGCGGCGCTGTTTTCCGACGAACTCTGGCAGGAACACCGGCGTCAGCATCCGCGCGACGAGCACGCGCCGCATATCGAC
It encodes:
- the speG gene encoding spermidine N1-acetyltransferase, with amino-acid sequence MQITNKTHTLALRPLERQDLRFVHELNNDAKIMRYWFEEPYETFSELSQLYDRHVHDQRERRFVAVDTQGELVGLVELIELDYIHRRGEFQIIIAPQCQGRGYAGQATRLAIEYAFKVLNMRKLYLIVDTSNAAAIHVYEKCGFQHEAELKEEFFGNGAYHNAYRMCIFQRDYFERQ